One window of the Brevundimonas goettingensis genome contains the following:
- a CDS encoding serine hydrolase domain-containing protein, whose amino-acid sequence MSDLPDISGVCPPRFAAVKDAFAANFTDAPDGLNEQAARVTFCVEGEVVVDLWAGQADPRENTPFTDKTLTPVFSTGKAVMALLIAAAVERGQLSYDQTVAGLWPDYGQAGKEAITVAQLMSHQDGLPGFDTPEDPAIWFDRQAVLARLAAQAPMWPPGTASGYHPITIGYLAGHVFELADGRSMGTALREDFATKYDLDLWIGLPEAEHDRVAAIRKPSAPPNLGTLDPIKSAAFISKGAAPGGRGSTEWRTTEIPSANLHGTARDLARIMSLVANRGVLHGRRILSPEVVGQLTRERIHGPDKVLPYDISWATGVMRNAGLNIFGPNPDTVGHCGWGGSCVFADPKTKVSGAYVMTRQSPHLIGDPRAVRLIDAFYSGL is encoded by the coding sequence ATGAGCGACCTCCCCGACATCTCCGGCGTCTGCCCGCCCCGTTTCGCCGCCGTGAAGGACGCTTTCGCGGCCAATTTCACCGACGCCCCCGACGGGCTCAACGAACAGGCCGCCCGCGTCACCTTCTGTGTCGAGGGCGAGGTCGTCGTCGACCTCTGGGCCGGTCAGGCCGATCCGCGTGAAAATACCCCCTTCACCGACAAGACCCTCACCCCCGTCTTCTCCACCGGCAAGGCGGTGATGGCCCTGCTGATCGCTGCGGCCGTCGAGCGCGGCCAGCTCAGCTACGACCAGACCGTCGCCGGCCTCTGGCCCGACTATGGTCAGGCGGGCAAGGAAGCGATCACCGTCGCCCAACTGATGTCGCATCAGGACGGCCTGCCCGGCTTCGACACGCCGGAGGACCCGGCCATCTGGTTCGACCGTCAGGCGGTGCTGGCCCGCCTCGCCGCCCAGGCCCCGATGTGGCCTCCGGGCACGGCCTCGGGCTACCACCCGATCACCATCGGCTATCTGGCCGGACACGTCTTCGAACTGGCCGACGGCCGCTCGATGGGCACGGCCCTGCGCGAAGACTTCGCCACGAAATACGACCTCGACCTGTGGATCGGCCTGCCCGAGGCCGAGCACGATCGGGTCGCGGCCATCCGCAAACCCTCGGCCCCGCCCAACCTGGGAACCCTCGACCCGATCAAGTCGGCCGCCTTCATCTCCAAGGGCGCGGCCCCCGGCGGACGCGGCTCGACCGAATGGCGCACGACCGAGATCCCCTCGGCCAATCTGCATGGCACGGCCCGCGATCTGGCCCGGATCATGAGCCTCGTCGCCAACCGCGGCGTCCTGCACGGCCGCCGGATCCTGTCGCCCGAGGTCGTCGGCCAGCTGACCCGCGAACGCATCCACGGCCCCGACAAGGTCCTGCCCTATGACATCAGCTGGGCGACTGGCGTCATGAGGAACGCGGGCCTGAACATCTTCGGCCCCAACCCGGACACGGTCGGTCATTGCGGCTGGGGCGGCTCCTGCGTCTTCGCCGATCCGAAGACGAAGGTCTCGGGCGCCTATGTCATGACCCGCCAGTCGCCCCACCTGATCGGCGATCCGCGCGCGGTCAGGCTGATCGACGCCTTCTATTCGGGTCTCTAG
- a CDS encoding MFS transporter — MTDTLTKAHKRWILAATVLGSSLTFIDGSALGVALPAIQKDLGAGPAAVQWVSNAYLLTLGALVLIGGAAGDRFGRRRVFLVGVGLFTAASVACGLSPDVRFLIGARAAQGVGAALLTPGALALIGATFPPEERGKAFGAWAGAGAIFGMVGPLVGGWLADHADWRAIFWINVPLAVLAVLITVKFTPESRDEGAKGLDGLGAVLAVVGLGAVTWGLTAAPDLGMGSPWIVGSLVGGVLVLAGFLWAEAKEAHPMMPLSLFRSPVFSGINLLTLLLYFALGGAMFFLPFELIRVHGWTATGAGSAMLPFAVIMGLFSGLAGRIADRFGARLSLSVGPVLAGVGLALLALMPSDAGYVAGPLAGMTVLAIGMTLAVGPLTAAVMGAVAPGHTGVASGVNNAVARVAGLLAVALLGMVLSAVFVAVLDQSEARARLGDFMAGARGGSGEGAAFHRAYQVVMAVCAACAVLGGVIGGLTAPGRVKSEQEVSER, encoded by the coding sequence ATGACCGATACGCTGACGAAAGCGCACAAGCGCTGGATCCTCGCCGCGACGGTGCTCGGGTCGTCGCTGACCTTCATCGACGGCTCGGCGCTGGGCGTCGCCCTGCCGGCGATCCAGAAGGATCTCGGCGCGGGACCGGCGGCGGTGCAGTGGGTGTCGAACGCCTATCTGCTGACGCTGGGCGCCCTCGTCCTGATCGGCGGAGCGGCGGGCGACCGGTTCGGGCGGCGCCGGGTCTTTCTGGTCGGGGTCGGCCTGTTCACCGCGGCGTCGGTCGCCTGCGGCCTGTCGCCCGATGTGCGCTTCCTGATCGGGGCGCGGGCGGCGCAGGGCGTCGGCGCGGCCCTGCTGACGCCCGGAGCCCTGGCCCTGATCGGGGCGACCTTTCCGCCCGAGGAACGGGGCAAGGCCTTCGGCGCCTGGGCCGGGGCGGGGGCCATCTTCGGCATGGTCGGACCGCTCGTCGGCGGCTGGCTGGCCGACCACGCCGACTGGCGCGCCATCTTCTGGATCAATGTGCCTCTGGCCGTTCTCGCCGTCCTGATCACGGTGAAATTCACGCCCGAGAGCCGGGACGAGGGGGCCAAGGGTTTGGACGGCCTCGGCGCCGTGCTGGCCGTGGTCGGGCTCGGGGCGGTGACCTGGGGACTGACGGCGGCGCCGGATCTGGGGATGGGCAGTCCGTGGATCGTCGGGTCTCTGGTCGGGGGCGTGCTGGTGCTGGCGGGCTTCCTGTGGGCCGAGGCGAAGGAGGCGCATCCGATGATGCCCTTGAGCCTCTTCCGGTCGCCGGTGTTCAGCGGGATCAATCTGCTGACCCTGCTGCTCTATTTCGCGCTCGGCGGGGCGATGTTCTTCCTGCCGTTCGAACTGATCCGTGTGCACGGCTGGACCGCGACCGGCGCCGGATCGGCCATGCTGCCCTTCGCCGTGATCATGGGGCTGTTCTCGGGTCTGGCGGGCCGGATCGCCGACCGGTTCGGGGCGAGGCTGTCCCTGAGCGTGGGGCCGGTGCTCGCGGGTGTCGGGCTGGCCCTGCTGGCCCTGATGCCGAGCGATGCGGGCTATGTCGCCGGGCCCCTGGCCGGAATGACGGTGCTGGCGATCGGCATGACCCTGGCGGTCGGTCCCCTGACGGCGGCGGTGATGGGGGCGGTGGCCCCGGGGCACACAGGGGTGGCGTCCGGCGTCAACAATGCGGTGGCGCGGGTCGCGGGTCTGCTGGCCGTGGCCCTGCTGGGGATGGTGCTGTCGGCGGTGTTCGTCGCGGTTCTGGACCAGTCGGAGGCGCGGGCGCGGCTCGGCGACTTCATGGCCGGCGCCCGGGGCGGATCAGGAGAGGGCGCGGCCTTCCACAGGGCCTATCAGGTGGTGATGGCGGTCTGCGCCGCCTGCGCCGTGCTGGGCGGCGTCATCGGCGGGCTGACGGCGCCGGGGCGGGTGAAGAGTGAGCAAGAGGTGAGCGAGAGGTGA
- the rarD gene encoding EamA family transporter RarD, with translation MSSSAASETRNALIAALVCYTAWGVFPLLFMAMAHSGFTAPEILTQRAVWALLFAAALVLATGRMAQVRSVLTTPATLGWLLLSTVMILINWGAYVWATTQHHTLEASLGYYINPLLNMVAGLFLFRERIDKWGWVAIGSAAVGVVLQTLALGRAPWLSILIALSFAAYGVIRKRVAADAQTGLFVECLLMIPFGVGMLVWLSQAGQVVGFASPAHWAWSVSSGLATVLPLALFAWSARRLPLSTIGFLQFLAPTLQFAIGVASGEPLTLLRILSFVFIWAGAAVFALAALWRKRAERQAIKTVVDAV, from the coding sequence ATGTCATCTTCCGCCGCCTCCGAGACCCGCAACGCCCTGATCGCGGCCCTGGTCTGCTACACGGCCTGGGGCGTCTTTCCGCTGCTGTTCATGGCCATGGCCCACAGCGGCTTCACGGCCCCCGAGATCCTGACCCAGCGCGCCGTCTGGGCGCTTCTGTTCGCCGCCGCCCTGGTGCTGGCGACGGGTCGGATGGCCCAGGTGCGCAGCGTCCTGACCACGCCCGCGACGCTCGGCTGGCTGCTGCTGTCGACCGTGATGATCCTGATCAACTGGGGCGCCTATGTCTGGGCCACGACCCAGCATCATACCCTCGAGGCCAGCCTCGGCTATTACATCAACCCCCTGCTCAACATGGTGGCGGGCCTGTTCCTGTTCCGCGAACGGATCGACAAATGGGGCTGGGTCGCCATCGGCTCGGCGGCCGTGGGCGTGGTCCTGCAGACCCTGGCGCTCGGCCGGGCGCCGTGGCTGTCCATCCTGATCGCCCTGAGCTTCGCGGCCTATGGGGTGATCCGCAAACGGGTCGCCGCCGACGCCCAGACGGGTCTGTTCGTCGAATGTCTGCTGATGATCCCGTTCGGGGTCGGCATGCTGGTCTGGCTCAGCCAGGCCGGGCAGGTGGTCGGTTTCGCCTCGCCGGCCCATTGGGCCTGGTCGGTGTCCAGCGGTCTGGCGACGGTCCTGCCTCTGGCCCTGTTCGCCTGGTCGGCGCGGCGGCTGCCGCTGTCGACGATCGGCTTCCTGCAGTTCCTGGCCCCCACGCTGCAGTTCGCCATCGGCGTGGCCTCGGGCGAGCCCCTGACGCTGTTGCGCATCCTGTCCTTTGTCTTCATCTGGGCCGGCGCGGCCGTCTTCGCCCTGGCCGCCCTGTGGCGCAAACGGGCCGAGCGGCAGGCGATCAAGACGGTGGTCGACGCGGTCTAG
- a CDS encoding aspartate-semialdehyde dehydrogenase: MGYRVAVVGATGNVGREMMTILEELNFPVDEIHAIASRKSKGVEVSFGDRTLKCQDLEQFDFSTVDVVLMSAGGTVSKEWSEKIGKAGPIVIDNSSVFRMDKDVPLIVPEVNPDAVKDIRKNIVANPNCSTAQLVVALKPLHDAAKIKRVVVSTYQSVSGAGKEGMDELWNQTKAIYGLGDAKPKKFPKQIAFNVIPFIGAFNEDGYTDEEAKMWNEVHKMMDPEIKLTVTCVRVPVFVGHSEAVTVEFDRPISVDEARAILREAPGVLVVDKHEHDGYITPVDAAGEHAVYVSRIRKDHTVENGLSFWVVSDNLRKGAALNAVQIAQLLDETGTLKSSSGFRSITV; the protein is encoded by the coding sequence ATGGGCTATCGCGTCGCCGTCGTAGGCGCCACCGGCAATGTCGGCCGGGAAATGATGACCATCCTCGAGGAACTGAACTTCCCCGTGGACGAAATTCACGCGATCGCCAGCCGAAAATCCAAAGGCGTGGAGGTCTCGTTCGGCGACCGCACCCTGAAGTGCCAGGATCTGGAGCAGTTCGACTTCTCGACCGTCGACGTCGTGCTGATGTCGGCCGGCGGGACCGTTTCGAAGGAATGGTCCGAGAAGATCGGCAAGGCCGGTCCGATCGTGATCGACAACTCCTCGGTCTTCCGTATGGACAAGGACGTGCCTCTGATCGTGCCGGAAGTGAACCCGGACGCCGTCAAGGACATCCGCAAGAACATCGTCGCCAACCCGAACTGCTCGACCGCCCAGCTGGTGGTCGCGCTCAAGCCCCTGCATGACGCGGCCAAGATCAAGCGCGTCGTGGTCTCGACCTATCAGTCGGTCTCGGGCGCGGGCAAGGAAGGGATGGACGAGCTGTGGAACCAGACCAAGGCCATCTATGGCCTGGGCGACGCCAAGCCGAAGAAATTCCCCAAGCAGATCGCCTTCAACGTCATCCCCTTCATCGGCGCCTTCAACGAGGACGGCTATACCGACGAAGAGGCCAAGATGTGGAACGAGGTCCACAAGATGATGGACCCCGAGATCAAGCTGACGGTCACCTGCGTGCGGGTGCCGGTCTTCGTGGGCCACTCCGAAGCGGTCACGGTCGAGTTCGACCGTCCGATCTCGGTCGACGAGGCGCGCGCCATCCTGCGCGAGGCCCCGGGCGTCCTGGTTGTCGATAAGCACGAGCACGACGGCTATATCACCCCGGTCGACGCCGCGGGCGAACACGCAGTCTATGTCTCGCGCATCCGCAAGGACCATACGGTCGAGAACGGCCTGAGCTTCTGGGTCGTGTCGGACAACCTGCGCAAGGGCGCCGCCCTGAACGCCGTCCAGATCGCCCAGCTGCTGGACGAGACCGGAACCCTCAAGTCCTCGTCCGGCTTCCGCTCGATCACGGTCTGA
- the zapE gene encoding cell division protein ZapE → MTSRIRSAYDIRVDEGVLAPDPAQAPLIKAMERLEKDLAKKGLFGGHREVRGLYIWGPPGRGKSMLMDLFVSATPEPKKLRAHFHAFMARIHDLVRQWREGDRKQRQAVFGTHKGDDPIEPIAALIASEARLLCFDELQVTDIADAMILGRLFDALFERKVVLAVTSNRAPDELYKNGINRQLFTPFIDEIKQRCVVIEIAGARDWRLNRLMGSPVWFTGDADGKSGAAFEDLWTDLRGGEPEEAAHLQVLGRDVVIERTAGSLARATFEEMCARPLGPQDYLAIAARFHTLFLDSVPILSPDRRQEAKRLVTLIDALYEAGTRLVVRAEAEPEALYPAGDGAFEFERTVSRLREMSSASWLEKAEHA, encoded by the coding sequence ATGACCTCCCGCATCCGCTCCGCCTATGACATCCGCGTCGACGAGGGCGTTCTGGCCCCCGATCCGGCCCAGGCGCCGCTGATCAAGGCCATGGAGCGGCTGGAGAAGGACCTGGCGAAGAAGGGACTGTTCGGCGGTCACCGCGAGGTGCGCGGCCTCTACATCTGGGGCCCGCCCGGGCGCGGCAAATCCATGCTGATGGACCTGTTCGTTTCCGCCACGCCCGAGCCTAAGAAGCTGCGCGCCCACTTCCACGCCTTCATGGCCCGCATCCACGATCTCGTCCGTCAGTGGCGCGAGGGCGACAGAAAGCAGCGCCAGGCCGTCTTCGGGACCCACAAGGGCGACGATCCCATCGAGCCGATCGCCGCCCTGATCGCCTCGGAGGCGCGCCTGCTCTGCTTCGACGAGCTTCAGGTCACCGACATTGCCGACGCCATGATCCTGGGCAGGCTGTTCGACGCCCTGTTCGAGAGGAAGGTGGTGCTGGCCGTCACCTCCAACCGCGCGCCCGACGAACTCTACAAGAACGGCATCAACCGCCAGCTCTTCACCCCCTTCATCGACGAGATCAAACAGCGCTGTGTGGTGATCGAGATCGCCGGCGCCCGCGATTGGCGGCTGAACCGGCTGATGGGCTCGCCCGTCTGGTTCACGGGAGACGCCGACGGCAAGTCCGGCGCGGCCTTCGAGGACCTCTGGACCGACCTGCGCGGCGGCGAGCCCGAGGAGGCCGCCCATCTGCAGGTCCTCGGCCGCGACGTGGTCATCGAGCGCACGGCCGGCAGTCTGGCGCGGGCCACCTTCGAGGAAATGTGCGCCCGGCCGCTGGGTCCGCAGGACTATCTGGCCATCGCGGCCCGCTTCCACACCCTGTTCCTCGATTCCGTGCCCATCCTCAGCCCCGACCGGCGCCAGGAGGCGAAGCGGCTCGTGACCCTGATCGACGCCCTCTATGAGGCCGGGACTCGGCTGGTCGTCCGCGCCGAGGCCGAACCCGAGGCCCTCTATCCGGCCGGCGACGGCGCCTTCGAGTTCGAACGCACCGTCTCGCGCCTGCGCGAGATGTCCAGCGCCTCATGGCTGGAGAAGGCGGAGCACGCGTAA
- a CDS encoding YbjN domain-containing protein has translation MTVLAAALSALALSVTPVSQTAPAAAPAAAPAATPRPAVLGVSPAAVIAWLNSQGATVGAIQTDQGRQYVRVDADGLAWLLFFQSCENGLCSDVQFTTAVSNAAVTPDVINGWNRDRRFLKAIYEAPEGTGLPSAVVQYDVLLGNGGPEQLADHLSIWRGLLPEFARLTTGAGAAAAAPAPAN, from the coding sequence ATGACCGTTCTCGCCGCCGCCCTGTCGGCCCTCGCCCTGTCCGTCACCCCGGTGAGCCAGACTGCGCCCGCTGCGGCGCCCGCCGCCGCACCCGCCGCCACCCCGCGCCCGGCCGTGCTCGGCGTTTCCCCGGCCGCCGTGATCGCCTGGCTCAACAGCCAGGGCGCGACCGTCGGGGCGATCCAGACGGATCAGGGCCGCCAGTATGTCCGCGTCGACGCCGACGGCCTGGCCTGGCTGTTGTTCTTCCAGTCCTGCGAGAACGGCCTGTGTTCGGACGTCCAGTTCACCACCGCGGTGTCCAACGCCGCCGTCACCCCCGACGTGATCAACGGCTGGAACCGCGACCGCCGCTTCCTCAAGGCCATCTATGAGGCGCCCGAGGGGACCGGCCTGCCCTCGGCCGTGGTCCAGTACGACGTCCTGCTCGGAAACGGGGGCCCGGAACAGCTGGCCGACCACCTGTCGATCTGGCGCGGCCTCCTGCCCGAATTCGCCCGCCTGACCACCGGCGCGGGCGCAGCGGCGGCGGCCCCCGCTCCGGCGAACTAA
- the mdh gene encoding malate dehydrogenase: MARAKIALIGAGMIGGTLAHVAAREALGDVILFDIAEGTPQGKALDIAEATAVFGSSVALKGANAYEDIAGADVCIVTAGVPRKDGMSRDDLVSINLKVMKAVGEGIKAHAPNAFVICITNPLDAMVWALQKFSGLPKEKVVGMAGVLDSARFAYFLSEKTGVSVQDIHAWTLGGHGDDMVPMVRHSTVGGLPLPDAVAAGFLSQADLDAIVTRTRKGGGEIVALLKTGSAFYAPAESAIAMAKSYLLDQKRVLPCAVWLSGEYGLSDLYVGVPALIGAGGVEKVVEFTTNDEEKAMFEKSVASVQGLIQSCKDLEPSLA, from the coding sequence ATGGCTCGCGCGAAGATCGCCCTCATCGGCGCCGGTATGATCGGCGGCACCCTGGCCCATGTGGCCGCGCGCGAGGCGCTGGGCGACGTCATCCTGTTCGACATCGCCGAAGGCACCCCCCAGGGCAAGGCTCTGGACATCGCCGAAGCCACCGCCGTGTTCGGCTCGTCGGTCGCGCTGAAGGGCGCCAACGCCTATGAGGACATCGCCGGCGCCGACGTCTGCATCGTCACCGCCGGCGTGCCGCGCAAGGACGGCATGAGCCGCGACGACCTGGTCTCCATCAACCTGAAGGTCATGAAGGCCGTCGGCGAAGGCATCAAGGCCCACGCCCCGAACGCCTTCGTCATCTGCATCACCAACCCGCTCGACGCCATGGTCTGGGCGCTGCAGAAATTCTCGGGCCTGCCCAAGGAGAAGGTCGTCGGCATGGCCGGCGTGCTCGACTCGGCCCGTTTCGCCTACTTCCTGTCGGAAAAGACCGGCGTCTCCGTGCAGGACATCCACGCCTGGACCCTGGGCGGCCACGGCGACGACATGGTCCCGATGGTGCGTCACTCGACCGTCGGCGGCCTGCCCCTGCCTGACGCGGTCGCCGCCGGCTTCCTGTCGCAAGCCGATCTGGACGCCATCGTCACCCGCACCCGCAAGGGCGGCGGCGAGATCGTCGCCCTGCTGAAGACCGGTTCGGCCTTCTACGCCCCGGCCGAAAGCGCGATCGCGATGGCCAAGTCCTATCTGCTGGACCAGAAGCGCGTCCTGCCCTGCGCCGTCTGGCTGTCGGGCGAATATGGTCTGTCGGACCTCTACGTCGGCGTTCCGGCCCTGATCGGCGCCGGCGGCGTCGAGAAGGTCGTCGAGTTCACCACCAACGACGAGGAAAAGGCGATGTTCGAGAAGTCGGTCGCCTCGGTCCAGGGCCTGATCCAGTCCTGCAAGGATCTGGAGCCTTCGCTGGCTTGA
- a CDS encoding SIMPL domain-containing protein, whose translation MRKVTAALIVATLAGIAGIAAPASAQTPPATIGQQYVPAPWWMRDPVIASIGSVRVEIPANRAGFSASFQSIERSATESSRKAADQVRALSQALAAYGVDKVRVETRLTTRPLYEQYRDEAGVMRDNVRPDKINRYQTEASVQLTLRDTALLERVYATVVASQPMSISSVNFRLEPENVWKTNLAAEAMKDARSRALAAATNAGASLGSVRVIDPTGRACETDVLAGWPSYTAGGGQETTVDRDVVVTGSRMAAPPPPYVAPRRRRPPGAGSGAQRGGHRGRASGPAAAAADPHRQRLRGLRVELSIPSGRHPRARPEDPRFSGADRDGRRRPCRPYSPSTDRVGFRHGSSGRARG comes from the coding sequence ATGCGTAAAGTGACCGCCGCCCTGATCGTCGCGACCCTCGCCGGGATCGCCGGGATCGCCGCTCCCGCCTCGGCCCAGACCCCGCCCGCCACCATCGGCCAGCAATATGTCCCGGCGCCCTGGTGGATGCGCGATCCCGTCATCGCCTCCATCGGCAGCGTCCGCGTCGAGATCCCGGCCAACCGCGCCGGCTTCAGCGCCAGCTTCCAGTCCATCGAACGCAGCGCGACCGAATCCTCGCGCAAGGCCGCCGATCAGGTCCGCGCCCTCAGCCAGGCGCTGGCGGCCTATGGCGTCGACAAGGTCCGGGTCGAGACCCGGCTGACCACCCGCCCCCTCTATGAGCAGTACCGCGACGAGGCCGGGGTGATGCGCGACAACGTCCGCCCCGACAAGATCAACCGCTACCAGACCGAGGCCTCGGTCCAGCTGACCCTCCGCGACACCGCCCTTCTGGAACGGGTCTATGCGACTGTCGTCGCCAGCCAGCCGATGTCGATCAGTTCGGTCAATTTCCGGCTTGAGCCCGAGAACGTCTGGAAGACCAATCTGGCCGCCGAAGCCATGAAGGACGCCCGAAGCCGCGCCCTGGCGGCCGCGACCAACGCCGGGGCCTCGCTCGGTTCGGTGCGGGTCATTGACCCGACCGGCCGCGCCTGCGAGACCGACGTCCTCGCCGGCTGGCCCTCCTACACTGCGGGCGGCGGTCAGGAGACCACGGTCGATCGGGATGTGGTGGTCACGGGCTCGCGGATGGCCGCCCCGCCCCCGCCCTATGTCGCTCCCCGCCGCCGCCGCCCCCCCGGCGCCGGGTCAGGCGCCCAGCGAGGAGGCCATCGAGGCCGCGCGTCTGGCCCTGCAGCCGCCGCTGCAGACCCTCACCGACAACGCCTGCGTGGTCTACGGGTTGAACTGAGCATCCCGTCAGGCCGTCATCCTCGGGCTCGTCCCGAGGACCCAAGGTTCAGCGGCGCGGACAGGGACGGTCGGCGACGACCTTGCCGCCCGTACTCACCCTCAACGGATCGGGTCGGGTTCCGCCATGGGTCCTCGGGACGAGCCCGAGGATGA
- a CDS encoding sterol desaturase family protein: MTLKDLALVIGLGAAFILLERLIPRDRSQRVLRPGWTTDLLHTFIGGWLISIGIFAVGVALSLLRVHAVPQAIAGAIRSQPHWLQFVEILLLSDLGVYWIHRISHAVPALWRFHAVHHSSEHLDWAASHRVHPVEQLLFSTAAAGPAILLGFSPGPLALYALVYQAHAHLLHANVRIDFGPLRHVLGSPAFHHWHHADQREAYDRNFAALFAFYDHLFGSFRLPKGRLPERYGVEDPVPRDFLGQLAYPFKATAAPAPSSSGSSRGPMAEPDPIR; encoded by the coding sequence ATGACGCTGAAGGACCTCGCTCTCGTGATCGGCCTGGGCGCCGCCTTCATCCTGCTGGAGCGGCTGATCCCGCGCGACCGGAGCCAGCGGGTGCTGCGGCCGGGCTGGACCACAGACCTCTTGCACACCTTCATCGGCGGCTGGCTGATCAGTATCGGCATCTTCGCGGTGGGGGTGGCCTTGAGCCTGTTGAGGGTCCACGCGGTTCCGCAAGCGATCGCCGGGGCGATCCGGTCCCAGCCCCACTGGCTTCAGTTCGTCGAAATCCTGCTGCTGTCCGACCTCGGGGTCTACTGGATCCACCGCATCTCCCACGCGGTCCCGGCGCTGTGGCGGTTCCACGCCGTGCATCATTCGAGCGAGCATCTGGACTGGGCTGCCTCGCACCGGGTGCATCCGGTGGAGCAATTGCTCTTTTCGACGGCGGCGGCGGGTCCGGCGATCCTGCTGGGCTTCTCGCCCGGCCCCTTGGCCCTCTACGCCCTCGTCTATCAGGCCCATGCCCATCTGCTGCACGCCAATGTGCGGATCGACTTCGGGCCACTGAGGCATGTGCTGGGCTCGCCCGCCTTCCACCACTGGCACCATGCGGATCAGCGCGAGGCCTATGACCGCAATTTCGCAGCCCTGTTCGCCTTCTACGACCATCTGTTCGGCAGCTTCCGCCTGCCCAAGGGCCGGTTGCCCGAACGCTACGGCGTCGAGGACCCGGTGCCCAGGGACTTCCTCGGCCAGCTGGCGTATCCGTTCAAAGCGACCGCTGCCCCTGCTCCGTCATCCTCGGGCTCGTCCCGAGGACCCATGGCGGAACCCGACCCGATCCGTTGA
- a CDS encoding HIT domain-containing protein, with protein MTFQTDPRLIAHSAAVAAWPLCDVRLMDDARFPWLVLIPRVADASELDDLSPADRPVLMAEMIRAGEMVRRLGEAMDLEVHKVNTAALGNVTAQLHVHVVGRRRDDPLWPDPIWGRDGRTALGDLRLAELADLAAGL; from the coding sequence ATGACCTTCCAGACCGACCCGCGCCTGATCGCCCATTCCGCCGCCGTCGCCGCCTGGCCCCTGTGCGACGTGCGGCTGATGGACGACGCCCGCTTCCCCTGGCTGGTGCTGATACCGCGCGTCGCCGACGCTTCCGAGCTGGACGACCTGTCCCCGGCCGACCGCCCCGTCCTGATGGCCGAGATGATCCGCGCCGGAGAGATGGTCCGCCGCCTGGGCGAGGCGATGGACCTAGAGGTGCACAAGGTGAACACCGCGGCGCTGGGCAATGTCACCGCCCAGCTGCACGTCCATGTCGTCGGTCGCCGCCGCGACGACCCCCTCTGGCCCGACCCCATCTGGGGCCGCGACGGCCGCACCGCCCTGGGCGATCTTCGGCTGGCGGAGCTCGCCGACCTCGCGGCAGGGCTGTGA